One window from the genome of Marinobacter sp. LV10R510-11A encodes:
- a CDS encoding M48 family metallopeptidase, translated as MELQVDDLTFEVRHSARRKTLEIIVDREGELVLAAPRNTDETLLKDFVREKKFWIYQKLAEKAQLLKPQPRKEYVNGEGFLYLGRSYRLKLVDDQKTPLKLIAGRFCLRKDLQPKARFHFIHWYSTKAQIYLNEKVQALAARMDVEPAGVKIQDLGYRWGSCGKGNRLYFNWKTILLPREIVEYVVVHELTHLHEPHHTNQFWKRVERVMPDYERRKDWLAKNGIEVEGVD; from the coding sequence GTGGATGACCTGACCTTTGAGGTACGCCACAGTGCCCGGCGAAAAACTTTGGAGATCATTGTGGACCGCGAAGGCGAGCTCGTACTGGCTGCCCCCAGAAATACCGACGAAACGCTACTCAAAGACTTCGTTCGGGAAAAAAAATTCTGGATCTACCAGAAGCTGGCCGAGAAAGCCCAGCTTCTAAAACCACAGCCTCGCAAAGAGTACGTGAATGGTGAGGGATTTCTGTACCTGGGCCGGAGCTACCGGCTGAAGCTGGTCGACGATCAAAAAACGCCTCTCAAACTGATAGCTGGCCGATTCTGCCTGCGAAAAGACCTGCAGCCCAAGGCAAGATTCCACTTCATTCACTGGTACAGCACCAAGGCACAGATATACCTGAACGAGAAAGTCCAGGCACTGGCTGCTCGAATGGACGTTGAGCCTGCTGGCGTCAAAATTCAGGACCTGGGCTATCGTTGGGGATCTTGTGGCAAGGGCAACCGCCTTTACTTCAACTGGAAGACGATCCTGTTGCCGCGAGAGATCGTGGAGTATGTGGTGGTGCATGAGCTTACCCATTTGCACGAGCCACATCACACAAATCAGTTTTGGAAGCGGGTTGAACGGGTTATGCCGGATTATGAGCGGAGGAAGGATTGGTTGGCCAAAAATGGGATTGAGGTGGAGGGGGTTGATTAA